The region AGGAAAAGAGGGCTACATATCAACGATCGAGCACTTATTAAGCGCTATTAGCGGGTATGGCATAGATAATATTCGCATAGTTCTTGACGCCAACGAAGTGCCAGTAATGGACGGAAGCGCGATAAGCTACTGCATGATGCTTGATGAAGCTGGGATTCAAAAGCTTGAAGATCACAAGCGCGCCATAATCATCAAAAAAGAAGTTCAAGTAACAAAAGGCGAAAAATTTGCCAAAGTAACTCCGTCAAAAAACCCTAAATTTGACTTTACTATCAAATTTGATCACCCGATTATAGGCGAACAAAGATATGTTTTTGAATTTAGCAAAAGTTCTTTTATAGAAGAGATTGCAAGAGCGAGGACTTTTGGATTTTTAAAAGATGTCCAGATGCTTCGCGCAAACAACCTTGCCCTAGGCGGAAGCTTAGATAATGCCGTAGTAATCGATGATACTCGCATACTAAATCCTGAAGGGCTGAGATTTAAAAACGAATTCGTGCGCCACAAAATTCTTGATGCGATCGGCGATTTAAGCCTTATAGGGGCACCTTTGATGGCTGATTATACTTCATTTGCCGGAAGTCATGAGCTAAATCACGAATTAACCGTAGCTATTTTAAGCGATGTTAAAAACTATGAAATTGTTACTCTTAAAGGCGATTTGGCACTTGAGTATCAAAAGGTATTTGCATAAAACATATCCAAATTCTCGTAGTTGCGCTGTCCTCTCCGATTATTGTCGGAATTTACGATAATGACGGCAAATTCATACAAAAAATGATAAGCGATAAAAAATCCGACGAATCGCTTATCGAAATTCTTAATGAACTTACCAACGAGCAAAAATTACAAATTTCAAAGATTATTTACGCAAACGGACCCGGAAGTTTCATGGGGACAAAAGTCTCTTATATAGTCTTAAAAACTTTTAGCATGGTTAAAGAGTGCGAATTTTACGCTATAAGCGGATTTGAATTAAATGGAAACGGAGCAATAAAAGCAAACAAAGCCTTAAG is a window of Campylobacter sp. CCUG 57310 DNA encoding:
- the lpxC gene encoding UDP-3-O-acyl-N-acetylglucosamine deacetylase → MQQTTIKKAVESVGIGLHKGEPIKITLEPTSANTGIVFYRKDLGVSYKAEPKNVINTQMATVIGGKEGYISTIEHLLSAISGYGIDNIRIVLDANEVPVMDGSAISYCMMLDEAGIQKLEDHKRAIIIKKEVQVTKGEKFAKVTPSKNPKFDFTIKFDHPIIGEQRYVFEFSKSSFIEEIARARTFGFLKDVQMLRANNLALGGSLDNAVVIDDTRILNPEGLRFKNEFVRHKILDAIGDLSLIGAPLMADYTSFAGSHELNHELTVAILSDVKNYEIVTLKGDLALEYQKVFA
- a CDS encoding glycoprotease, yielding MISDKKSDESLIEILNELTNEQKLQISKIIYANGPGSFMGTKVSYIVLKTFSMVKECEFYAISGFELNGNGAIKANKALSFVKTGDEILLQKAEPKEFELPLNLDVLNLNLDTLPNYVIQAV